A stretch of the Mycobacteroides immunogenum genome encodes the following:
- a CDS encoding non-ribosomal peptide synthetase: MTATGPHPLTPAQRRMWIVHQLNPASTAYNSPVVRTLRGRVDPQRLEQALSELARRHDQLQVSFSLLGSEPVQTITEVESPEFHYLEDIAAEDVSRTITEFIRPFALDQAPLLRVALLHVPDGADGMPSYVLVMDLHHIVCDLSSEETLVHDLLAFYHDLPLPEIGVSFVEHARREITRSTASSQQTDEDFWCSTLAGELPVLRLPTDHRRPAIFDFRGTIRHFPVGIERTASLRAFAASQGVSIEDVALTAVFVLLAKYSFQDDLIVGVPREFRPEDGLAEVVGLFLNTLPIRADVRTDKAVQTLLAEVSDSMHEASRHFRCDVGHLVERLRPPRDPSRNPLYDVLFFHHRVRTRTYRTLKATPRQFRHDKAEVDLTFGLLETDDRLEFSIEFATSIFDSSTIDRMTKHLLAVLDSIVSSPEIAVGDIDVLDENERRLIASFNGTTRDFPQGTIDSLFEEQVARSPERPAIRCRGETVRYRELDARANKMANMVRAHGVRAGDVVALLAPSSLDAVAGMLGILKVGCAYLPIAPNLPTGRIADMLCSAGAKLVLVEHVPAGELDADVVELRLAEDHCAEPQPPPECDPAALACVLYTSGSTGRPKGTLVRHFNVVHTVVGSNYLEIQPTDRLLQLAGLGFDASLLEVFGGLLNGATVVIADQASRRDLGHIAHLLDEEHISVTFMTSALFNAMVDEKPSALSGLRAILTGGECASADHMRRALRYLRPGVLSHVYGPTEGTVFTTYYPVDEVADGATTVPIGYPLSNRRISIVNGRSPVPVGVVGELCIAGDGLVAGYLDQALTAERFVHIAGDRWYRTGDIAKWRDDGAIEFIGRRDRQVKIRGFRIEPEEVEAVLRSHPGVREAVVVVDHDPRGDRRLRALYTRTTGPVLAPEVLAAHARGSLPDYMIPALITEIEAFPLDGNGKIDRRYLPAVAEENSCAATEHPPVTEDEKAISTIWMDVLNLRGVDIHQDFFECGGHSLTATILASRLESALRMPVRLSDIFERPTIAELATHLAGICRPQRPAHRVPRGPTLPYYPLSFAERMVYAHQHAVTRNHGYHSIFPMLIAGVLDVVRLESALRAVIRRHDAFRSGFQLREGIPVKTVADHVDVQLVQAEGTEADVAALVAGLREEYDLTAPPLFRASLLKVGEQRYIFVLANHHLVSDGVTEALLMREISLLYRGESLNPCALRYTDYTLWQQRRWSDGGYREQERFWRKQLRGPLPVLELPLDHPRPAEMNFNGHTVTLQLDPAQTRQLRGEAAAHRTTLFTILFAAYTVLLHKYSGCEDLVVGVPVANRTHPDVESIAGMFVNMVPWRTWPRADVPFGDHVEAIKAAAVAVFENQEYPFERIVQQVQGHRDPSRNPLFDTMFVFHSTGPAILDIDGLRIEPYPVPETSAKVDLTLEAVEYADEIRLSFTYATALFHEDTIARMAKSFNHLISEIIAHPEKHIGLLRCLPEGNDPCALGMTGSSVVTYAKDASLYQLFAQCVRRYPRRAAVRSRDGDLTYAQLHERAEATAVRLQELGVSPGEPVALMTPRSVEMVVGVWAILRVGGTYVPIDPALPPRRTQAILCDSGVRVCLTVAMIQAATRNAENSGLPPLGPPVAPAYVMYTSGSTGIPKGIAVTHHGVMRTVMSPNDLTVTPEDNVLQLVNYAFDLSVFDIFGTLLNGATLVLPHHDDITDPERLASVIDEYAVTMVMMTTALFNAYVDIDPEIFAPLRKVLFGGERASAAHVDKAFARLGAGRLVNVYGPTEATVCSTTYTIDCAVDDVPIGKPLPNTVLYVLDSRRQPTPLGVPGELYVGGDGVALGYWGAPALTSQRFVPDPWTPGQVMYKTGDLVKWRNDGNLLYLKRIDDQVKLRGFRIEPAEIEAHLHAHPDIGQCAVVVSGDRLVAHYTSAETLDDADLKTHLRASLPCYMIPDYFVRAARLPLTGNGKIDRRALGIRPITRSPCRTHTPPDHFIEKLLVTVWCSVFGLDAVSIDENFYALGGHSLKALQIVSLLRSRGYTVSVSDLFRHPTIREVTPVVRRLGAAACAPLGATSLDGFPLSAVQNRFFQRDLVDRNTFNSPFLVELMEPVAPDIVEEAVRSIARRHRILTARFEEYGPGRWRQHYQESEPRKCFARVDLGRLPASEHNAAIHAYGSALQTQFDIGTGHLYRVVLFDNYCHGRRPVILFLFHHLVFDGASREIVLDEFRRHCRGEPIPTSRATPYDEWCLRLRRYANDGSFATTAAELQTMVARGEPFLPDSNPRPFAFQREMLHHTTRPLDGVVDVLRLDHAVEALQANAFHLLLAAFGHACHELQPRTSLPLYVMSAQRESFLEDVDLTRSVGFFAGAYPVVLDISPHDIDQTAQNVKEALLGVPKGGLDYLVTRFMPLGGGRYDGLDHPYPMLFHYADERDSASHEFCVPLKVPVGLTHSPRNPSAYLINVTATLDAAGLGLTVYYSGAHFDQITISRLTSSFERHLRDIARINLHQEVIR, from the coding sequence GTGACAGCGACCGGCCCGCACCCTCTCACACCCGCGCAGCGACGGATGTGGATCGTGCATCAGTTGAATCCCGCGAGCACCGCGTACAACTCGCCCGTCGTAAGAACGCTGCGGGGACGGGTCGATCCCCAACGGCTGGAACAGGCACTCAGTGAACTGGCGCGTCGGCACGACCAGCTTCAGGTGTCCTTCTCGCTACTCGGCAGCGAACCAGTGCAGACGATCACCGAGGTCGAGTCACCCGAGTTTCACTATCTGGAAGATATTGCGGCAGAGGATGTATCACGAACAATCACTGAATTCATCAGGCCGTTCGCGCTGGATCAGGCGCCATTGCTGAGAGTGGCTCTGCTCCATGTGCCGGACGGCGCGGACGGCATGCCTTCCTACGTCCTTGTGATGGATCTGCACCACATCGTCTGCGATCTCTCCTCGGAGGAGACTCTCGTTCACGACTTGCTCGCGTTCTATCACGACCTGCCGCTACCCGAGATCGGCGTCTCCTTCGTCGAACACGCGCGCAGGGAGATCACCCGGTCGACCGCATCCTCACAGCAGACGGACGAAGACTTCTGGTGTTCGACGCTGGCCGGCGAGCTACCCGTGCTCCGGCTGCCTACCGATCACCGTCGGCCCGCAATCTTCGACTTCCGTGGAACGATTCGCCACTTCCCGGTGGGCATCGAGCGGACTGCGTCGTTGCGCGCCTTCGCGGCGTCGCAAGGAGTCTCAATAGAGGACGTGGCGCTCACCGCAGTGTTCGTCTTGCTGGCCAAGTACAGCTTCCAGGATGACCTCATCGTCGGCGTACCACGGGAGTTCCGGCCCGAGGATGGCCTAGCGGAGGTTGTGGGCCTGTTCTTGAACACGTTGCCGATCCGGGCGGACGTGCGCACAGATAAGGCCGTTCAGACCTTGCTGGCCGAGGTCTCTGATTCGATGCATGAGGCCAGTCGGCATTTCCGTTGTGACGTCGGCCATTTGGTGGAGCGACTGCGGCCGCCGCGTGATCCGAGCCGGAACCCTCTCTACGATGTTCTGTTCTTCCATCACCGTGTGCGAACTCGGACCTACCGCACGCTCAAGGCGACGCCTCGTCAGTTCCGTCACGACAAGGCGGAGGTCGATCTCACTTTCGGCCTGCTGGAAACGGACGATCGCCTGGAATTCTCCATCGAGTTCGCCACCTCGATCTTCGACTCTTCAACCATCGACCGGATGACAAAACACCTTCTTGCCGTTCTGGATTCGATCGTCTCTTCGCCCGAGATCGCCGTGGGCGACATCGACGTCCTCGACGAGAACGAGCGGCGACTGATCGCGTCGTTCAACGGCACGACGCGGGATTTTCCTCAGGGCACGATTGATAGCCTGTTCGAAGAGCAGGTGGCCCGCTCACCTGAACGCCCGGCAATCCGCTGCCGAGGTGAGACGGTCCGCTATCGCGAGTTGGACGCGCGGGCAAACAAGATGGCGAACATGGTGCGAGCGCATGGCGTCCGCGCCGGTGACGTCGTGGCACTGCTCGCGCCCTCCTCGTTGGATGCGGTGGCGGGCATGCTGGGCATCCTCAAGGTTGGCTGTGCCTACCTGCCCATCGCGCCGAATCTCCCCACCGGGAGGATCGCGGACATGCTGTGCTCCGCAGGGGCAAAACTGGTTCTCGTCGAACATGTTCCGGCTGGTGAGTTGGACGCCGACGTTGTCGAACTCCGTCTCGCCGAGGATCATTGCGCTGAGCCGCAGCCGCCGCCGGAATGCGATCCCGCCGCGCTCGCCTGTGTGCTGTACACCTCGGGCTCCACGGGACGTCCCAAGGGCACGTTGGTGCGGCACTTCAATGTGGTGCACACCGTCGTGGGCAGTAACTATCTCGAGATCCAGCCGACCGACCGTCTTCTTCAGTTGGCCGGCCTCGGGTTCGACGCGTCGCTACTGGAGGTGTTCGGCGGCCTGCTGAACGGCGCGACCGTGGTGATCGCCGACCAAGCATCGCGGCGAGATCTCGGCCACATCGCCCATCTGCTCGATGAGGAACACATCTCTGTCACGTTCATGACATCCGCTCTCTTCAACGCAATGGTCGACGAGAAGCCGAGCGCTTTGAGCGGACTGCGCGCGATCCTGACAGGGGGCGAGTGCGCCTCCGCCGATCACATGCGGCGAGCATTGCGCTACCTCCGCCCCGGCGTGTTGTCGCACGTCTACGGCCCCACCGAAGGCACAGTCTTCACCACGTACTACCCGGTCGACGAGGTGGCCGACGGTGCGACCACTGTTCCTATCGGATACCCGTTGTCCAACAGACGGATATCGATCGTGAACGGCCGATCTCCGGTCCCGGTAGGGGTCGTCGGCGAGCTGTGCATCGCGGGCGACGGCCTGGTCGCGGGATACCTGGACCAGGCGCTCACCGCAGAGCGGTTCGTCCATATCGCGGGTGACCGGTGGTATCGGACAGGAGACATCGCGAAGTGGCGGGACGATGGCGCCATTGAGTTCATCGGCCGCAGGGACCGGCAGGTGAAGATCCGTGGCTTCCGGATCGAGCCAGAGGAGGTCGAGGCCGTCCTGCGGAGCCATCCCGGGGTGCGGGAGGCCGTCGTGGTCGTCGATCACGATCCGCGGGGAGACAGGCGATTACGGGCCCTGTACACGCGGACCACCGGCCCCGTGCTCGCCCCGGAAGTGCTGGCCGCACATGCCAGAGGAAGCTTGCCGGACTACATGATCCCGGCACTCATAACCGAAATCGAAGCCTTTCCACTGGACGGCAACGGCAAGATCGATCGCAGGTATCTGCCGGCGGTTGCCGAGGAAAACTCTTGTGCGGCAACGGAGCACCCGCCAGTTACCGAGGATGAGAAGGCGATCTCGACAATCTGGATGGACGTGCTGAACCTCAGGGGCGTGGATATCCATCAGGACTTCTTCGAGTGTGGAGGACATTCCCTGACCGCGACGATCCTGGCCAGTCGGCTGGAGTCAGCCCTGCGCATGCCCGTCAGGCTCAGCGACATCTTTGAACGCCCGACGATCGCCGAACTCGCGACCCACCTTGCCGGTATTTGTCGCCCTCAGCGGCCAGCTCACCGGGTGCCGCGGGGCCCGACGCTGCCGTACTATCCGCTGAGTTTCGCAGAGCGCATGGTGTATGCCCATCAGCACGCGGTCACGCGAAATCACGGTTATCACTCCATCTTTCCGATGCTCATCGCCGGTGTCCTCGATGTGGTGCGCCTGGAGAGCGCGCTGCGCGCCGTCATACGACGGCACGACGCGTTTCGCAGCGGATTCCAGCTACGCGAGGGCATTCCGGTCAAGACGGTGGCCGACCATGTCGACGTCCAACTGGTACAAGCCGAGGGAACCGAAGCCGACGTCGCGGCCCTTGTCGCGGGGCTTCGCGAGGAGTACGACCTGACTGCGCCGCCTCTGTTTCGGGCCAGCCTGTTGAAGGTGGGGGAGCAGCGGTACATCTTCGTCCTGGCCAATCATCACCTCGTCTCCGACGGCGTCACCGAGGCCTTGTTGATGAGGGAGATCAGCCTGCTCTATCGCGGTGAGTCGCTGAATCCGTGTGCGCTGCGGTACACGGATTACACGCTGTGGCAGCAGCGCCGTTGGAGCGATGGCGGTTATCGGGAGCAGGAACGGTTTTGGCGCAAGCAACTCCGCGGGCCGTTACCGGTGCTGGAGCTACCGCTAGACCATCCGCGCCCCGCCGAGATGAACTTCAACGGGCACACTGTGACTCTGCAATTGGACCCCGCACAGACTCGCCAGCTGCGTGGAGAGGCTGCCGCGCATCGGACGACGTTGTTCACGATCTTGTTCGCCGCATACACCGTTTTGCTGCATAAGTACTCGGGTTGCGAAGATCTGGTTGTCGGGGTACCCGTGGCCAACCGCACCCACCCCGACGTGGAGTCGATCGCCGGCATGTTCGTGAACATGGTGCCCTGGCGGACCTGGCCCAGGGCTGACGTGCCCTTCGGGGACCACGTCGAGGCAATCAAAGCGGCGGCGGTGGCCGTGTTCGAGAACCAGGAATACCCGTTCGAACGGATCGTCCAGCAGGTCCAAGGCCACAGGGATCCGTCTCGAAACCCGCTGTTCGACACCATGTTCGTGTTCCATAGCACCGGCCCGGCGATCCTCGACATCGACGGACTGCGCATCGAGCCCTATCCGGTACCCGAGACCTCGGCCAAAGTCGACTTGACGCTCGAGGCGGTCGAGTACGCCGACGAGATACGACTGTCATTCACCTATGCGACGGCATTGTTCCACGAGGACACCATCGCGCGGATGGCGAAGTCCTTTAATCATCTGATATCGGAGATCATCGCCCATCCGGAAAAGCACATAGGCCTGCTGAGGTGCCTTCCTGAGGGAAATGACCCCTGCGCCCTCGGCATGACGGGCTCGTCAGTGGTGACGTATGCGAAGGATGCGTCGCTGTATCAGCTCTTCGCGCAATGTGTTCGGCGATACCCGCGGCGTGCTGCGGTGCGTTCCCGCGATGGGGATCTGACCTACGCGCAGCTGCACGAACGCGCCGAGGCGACGGCCGTACGTCTGCAGGAACTCGGTGTGAGCCCGGGGGAGCCGGTGGCACTGATGACACCACGCTCGGTGGAGATGGTGGTGGGTGTCTGGGCGATCCTGCGGGTGGGTGGCACCTACGTTCCGATCGATCCAGCCTTGCCGCCCAGACGAACTCAGGCCATCCTGTGCGACAGCGGCGTCCGGGTCTGCCTGACCGTTGCGATGATCCAGGCGGCGACGCGCAATGCCGAGAATTCGGGCCTGCCACCGTTGGGGCCGCCGGTGGCACCGGCATACGTCATGTACACCTCAGGATCCACGGGGATACCGAAGGGGATCGCGGTCACCCATCACGGCGTGATGCGCACGGTCATGTCACCGAACGACCTCACCGTCACCCCTGAGGACAATGTCCTGCAGTTGGTCAACTACGCCTTCGACCTATCGGTGTTCGACATCTTCGGCACCCTGCTCAACGGCGCTACTCTGGTGCTGCCTCACCATGACGACATCACTGATCCCGAACGTTTGGCGTCCGTCATCGACGAGTACGCCGTCACTATGGTGATGATGACCACCGCCTTGTTCAACGCCTACGTGGACATCGATCCCGAAATCTTCGCCCCGCTACGCAAGGTGCTGTTCGGCGGTGAGCGTGCCTCCGCCGCGCACGTCGACAAGGCCTTCGCCCGTCTGGGCGCAGGCAGGCTGGTCAACGTGTACGGACCCACCGAGGCCACCGTGTGCAGCACCACCTACACCATCGATTGCGCCGTGGACGACGTTCCAATCGGGAAGCCACTACCTAACACCGTTCTCTACGTTCTGGACTCGCGGCGCCAGCCCACCCCGCTCGGCGTGCCCGGCGAGCTCTACGTCGGTGGCGACGGGGTAGCCCTGGGCTACTGGGGAGCCCCCGCGCTCACCAGCCAACGTTTCGTTCCCGACCCCTGGACCCCGGGACAGGTCATGTACAAGACCGGAGACCTCGTCAAATGGCGCAATGATGGAAACCTGCTCTACCTCAAGCGCATTGACGACCAAGTCAAACTGCGTGGCTTCCGCATCGAACCCGCTGAGATCGAAGCCCACTTGCATGCTCACCCCGACATCGGACAATGTGCTGTCGTCGTCAGCGGAGACCGCCTTGTCGCTCACTACACCAGTGCGGAAACCCTCGACGACGCCGATCTCAAGACCCATCTGCGGGCATCTCTGCCTTGCTACATGATCCCCGACTACTTCGTCCGTGCTGCTCGACTTCCGCTCACCGGCAACGGAAAGATCGACCGCCGCGCACTTGGCATCCGACCGATCACGCGGTCGCCATGTCGCACCCACACGCCACCGGACCACTTCATAGAGAAGCTGCTTGTTACCGTGTGGTGCAGTGTTTTTGGGCTAGATGCGGTGAGCATCGACGAGAATTTCTACGCGCTGGGCGGGCATTCATTGAAGGCGCTGCAGATTGTCAGCCTGCTGCGGTCGCGGGGTTATACGGTGTCCGTGAGCGATCTGTTTCGGCACCCAACCATCCGCGAGGTGACGCCGGTCGTGCGGCGTCTCGGCGCCGCGGCTTGCGCGCCACTCGGGGCGACGTCACTGGATGGCTTCCCCTTATCTGCCGTGCAAAACCGCTTCTTTCAACGCGATCTGGTCGATCGCAACACTTTCAACAGCCCGTTCCTCGTGGAATTGATGGAACCCGTAGCCCCCGACATCGTCGAAGAGGCTGTGCGCTCGATCGCGCGCCGGCACCGCATCCTCACCGCGCGCTTTGAGGAGTACGGACCGGGCCGATGGCGTCAGCACTACCAAGAGTCCGAGCCGAGGAAGTGTTTTGCGCGAGTCGACTTGGGACGGCTGCCGGCGTCGGAACACAACGCTGCCATTCATGCGTACGGTTCCGCGCTACAGACCCAATTCGACATCGGTACAGGGCATCTGTACCGCGTCGTGCTCTTTGACAATTACTGTCACGGTCGCCGACCGGTGATTCTGTTCCTGTTTCACCATCTGGTATTCGACGGTGCATCGCGGGAAATCGTCCTCGACGAGTTTCGGCGTCACTGCCGTGGTGAACCGATTCCCACCAGCCGTGCCACTCCCTACGACGAATGGTGTCTGCGCCTGCGGCGTTACGCGAACGACGGATCGTTCGCGACGACCGCGGCCGAACTGCAGACCATGGTGGCGCGAGGGGAGCCCTTCTTGCCGGACTCGAACCCACGGCCGTTTGCATTTCAGCGGGAGATGCTCCACCACACCACCCGCCCCCTTGATGGCGTCGTGGATGTGTTGCGCCTAGACCATGCGGTAGAGGCTCTGCAGGCCAACGCGTTTCACCTCCTACTGGCTGCCTTCGGTCACGCCTGTCACGAGCTGCAGCCACGCACGTCACTGCCGCTTTACGTGATGAGCGCCCAACGCGAATCGTTCCTTGAGGATGTCGACCTGACAAGATCGGTGGGATTCTTCGCCGGCGCGTACCCCGTCGTGCTTGATATCTCACCCCATGACATCGATCAGACGGCGCAGAACGTGAAGGAGGCACTTCTCGGCGTGCCAAAGGGAGGCCTGGACTACTTGGTCACCCGTTTCATGCCGCTCGGCGGCGGACGGTACGACGGACTCGACCATCCGTACCCGATGCTGTTCCACTACGCCGACGAACGCGACAGCGCCTCGCATGAATTCTGCGTACCGTTGAAAGTCCCTGTCGGGTTGACTCATTCGCCCCGAAACCCGTCCGCTTACCTCATCAACGTCACCGCCACGCTAGACGCGGCGGGCCTGGGGCTAACCGTCTACTACAGCGGCGCCCACTTCGATCAAATCACCATTAGCCGACTCACTAGCTCGTTCGAGCGCCACCTGCGGGACATCGCCCGAATCAACCTGCACCAGGAGGTCATCCGATGA
- a CDS encoding glycosyltransferase family 17 protein encodes MKIFEYSPFFNEREIAELKIKEASHWIDELHLCEANKTFSYQDKPFNFDIALVNDSVKYHRLQAEGCFDPVRPDASYFDLDTCGAEGFDEWYWDLLANNSAYFNEAVQRNQCTLLRDSVGDDDIVILSDVDEILDSRQADRIIDAVKQHQIITVRMHFSVFYLNLFCDKSHGAQDFSYRTYVMTGRYFRKMPFSGDYLRKKGIAEALMDSVHCPEDFLGFHHSWLQHQSHAFAKLQAFEANIADKEIVRSDFADQCIRDLRLPYIDANLYVDDGKPFLRSVMESDTEGLWFDKVSQRSGAR; translated from the coding sequence ATGAAGATCTTCGAATACAGCCCCTTCTTCAACGAGCGCGAGATCGCCGAGCTCAAGATCAAGGAGGCCAGCCACTGGATCGACGAACTGCACCTGTGCGAGGCGAACAAAACATTCAGCTACCAGGACAAGCCGTTCAACTTCGACATCGCCCTCGTGAACGACAGCGTCAAGTACCACCGGTTGCAGGCTGAGGGCTGCTTCGACCCCGTTCGGCCGGACGCTTCCTATTTTGACTTGGACACCTGTGGCGCCGAGGGTTTCGACGAGTGGTACTGGGACCTGCTCGCCAACAACTCCGCGTACTTCAACGAGGCAGTCCAGCGCAATCAGTGCACGCTCCTGAGGGATTCGGTCGGCGACGACGACATCGTCATCCTCTCCGACGTCGACGAGATCCTCGACAGCCGTCAGGCCGATCGCATCATCGATGCGGTGAAGCAGCACCAGATCATCACCGTGCGGATGCACTTCTCGGTGTTCTACCTGAACCTGTTCTGCGACAAGAGCCACGGTGCGCAGGACTTCAGTTACCGCACCTACGTAATGACCGGCAGGTACTTTCGCAAGATGCCCTTCAGCGGCGACTATCTGCGCAAGAAGGGGATCGCCGAGGCGCTCATGGATAGCGTGCACTGCCCCGAGGATTTCCTCGGTTTCCACCATTCGTGGTTGCAGCATCAAAGCCATGCGTTCGCCAAGCTGCAGGCCTTCGAAGCCAACATCGCGGACAAGGAGATCGTCCGAAGCGACTTCGCAGACCAGTGCATCCGTGACCTACGGTTGCCTTACATCGACGCAAACCTCTACGTCGATGACGGCAAGCCGTTCCTGCGCTCAGTCATGGAGTCGGACACGGAAGGCTTGTGGTTCGACAAAGTGAGCCAACGTAGCGGCGCACGTTGA
- a CDS encoding TetR/AcrR family transcriptional regulator translates to MTAQRTYGGMSADQRRADRRIRLLAATRELLESGGLAQITVTAVCRQAQLSERYFYESFPDTDKLLGGVYDAFADEYIGAVLTKVALATDLTSRLRAALSVAPELDAAHPGLRHVLGREADDGEAARARAHVGRKILDLYLANHSILFQDQAVDPLDAELALRIIVAGGLDLTFAYCQGKFDVSADELATRMASLLEPLTRSFSVDGQAKP, encoded by the coding sequence GTGACGGCACAACGGACCTACGGCGGAATGAGTGCCGATCAGCGGCGCGCAGATCGTCGGATACGCCTACTGGCCGCCACCCGCGAGTTGTTGGAATCGGGAGGACTCGCCCAGATCACCGTCACTGCCGTATGCCGCCAAGCACAGCTATCCGAGCGCTACTTCTATGAGAGCTTTCCCGACACAGACAAACTGCTCGGAGGCGTTTACGACGCATTCGCCGACGAATACATCGGCGCGGTGCTGACCAAAGTCGCCCTCGCCACCGACCTCACCAGCCGGCTACGAGCCGCGCTGAGTGTGGCTCCAGAACTGGACGCCGCACACCCAGGCCTTCGTCATGTTCTCGGGCGTGAGGCCGACGACGGTGAAGCGGCACGCGCTCGTGCGCACGTCGGGCGCAAGATCCTTGATCTGTATCTTGCCAATCATTCGATTCTGTTCCAGGACCAGGCTGTCGACCCCCTCGATGCGGAGCTGGCACTGCGGATAATCGTCGCGGGTGGCTTAGATCTGACTTTTGCTTATTGCCAAGGAAAATTCGATGTTTCCGCTGACGAACTTGCGACTCGAATGGCCAGCTTGCTGGAACCGCTCACCCGATCATTTAGCGTTGACGGCCAGGCTAAGCCGTAG
- a CDS encoding serine hydrolase domain-containing protein, with product MTAARAERDTIDSGEETSMIVDPRFIPLAIKFFRVFRSRRAGGGALAVFLRGRPVLDIWAGDIGPGNPWRRDTMAMSYSTGKGVAATVIHRLVDRGLIDYEQPVADYWPEFGSAGKGSITVRELLNHRAGLHRERGLVPGNGFFDHDTVAAALAASSPDPRRLRLQGYHTVSFGTLVAELAQRVTNMPFPEIVQTELSEPLSEADFWFRVPCEERARIAPLFPAVRVAGLDYENFAAAAGRYRRGSALVESIPAGLVGSQNHPSVHDAVQPGWNGVFTARALAKMYGALANAGEVEGIEYLRPGTVEHIAEMRPNSRYDYVLGVSPHHWLGYHRALLRGGPTSSGFGHYGTGGSGGMAFPASGLSIAFVTNHLGSRLTAVGDLRLPTFASIACRLL from the coding sequence ATGACTGCCGCACGTGCTGAACGCGACACCATCGACAGCGGCGAGGAAACTTCGATGATTGTCGACCCCCGGTTTATCCCTTTGGCCATCAAGTTCTTTCGGGTGTTCAGGTCCCGTCGTGCAGGTGGCGGTGCTCTCGCGGTCTTTTTGCGCGGCAGGCCCGTGCTGGATATCTGGGCAGGCGACATCGGGCCCGGCAACCCGTGGCGTCGTGACACGATGGCGATGTCGTACTCGACCGGCAAGGGAGTGGCGGCCACAGTCATCCACCGCCTAGTTGACCGTGGACTGATCGACTACGAGCAGCCAGTTGCGGACTACTGGCCCGAGTTTGGTTCCGCCGGGAAAGGGTCGATCACTGTCCGGGAGCTGCTGAATCACCGCGCTGGACTGCACCGCGAACGTGGACTTGTGCCAGGGAATGGATTCTTTGACCACGACACCGTCGCCGCAGCACTCGCAGCGAGCTCTCCAGATCCGCGCCGGCTGCGCCTGCAGGGATATCACACGGTGTCGTTCGGGACTCTTGTCGCAGAGCTGGCACAACGCGTCACGAACATGCCTTTCCCTGAAATTGTGCAGACCGAGCTCAGCGAGCCTCTTAGCGAGGCTGATTTCTGGTTCCGAGTCCCGTGCGAGGAGCGTGCTCGGATCGCCCCGTTGTTCCCGGCGGTCCGCGTTGCCGGGCTCGACTATGAGAACTTCGCGGCGGCAGCTGGACGGTACCGACGCGGCAGCGCGCTGGTTGAGAGCATTCCGGCTGGACTGGTCGGGTCGCAGAATCACCCTTCGGTCCACGACGCTGTCCAACCGGGCTGGAACGGGGTGTTCACAGCTCGTGCTCTCGCCAAGATGTATGGCGCGCTTGCCAACGCCGGTGAAGTCGAAGGCATTGAGTACCTCAGGCCAGGGACCGTTGAGCACATCGCGGAGATGCGTCCCAACAGCCGCTATGACTACGTGCTCGGTGTCTCGCCGCACCACTGGCTGGGCTACCACCGCGCGCTACTGCGGGGCGGGCCGACCTCCAGCGGGTTTGGGCATTACGGTACCGGCGGCTCAGGTGGCATGGCGTTTCCTGCGTCGGGTTTGTCAATAGCGTTCGTGACCAACCATCTCGGTAGTCGTCTCACCGCCGTTGGCGACCTTCGGCTGCCGACGTTCGCTTCGATAGCCTGCCGACTTCTCTAA